In the genome of Pseudorasbora parva isolate DD20220531a chromosome 10, ASM2467924v1, whole genome shotgun sequence, one region contains:
- the pth2 gene encoding tuberoinfundibular peptide of 39 residues: MEDLQTSSESHKTDWIFDSTHWRQKTSPQQHTAKRKNYCTKMVAVSLPPRPALLFLVVMSVTLMTSAFPQAQLRPLQSNLPAIGQEDSKGEQWELLFPSISLRDWSIQMLSAPDFGAAKAGTEQLVGDDWLPLSQSQMEEELVKGWPGYWPSRVAHQQKRNIVVADDAAFREKSKLLTAMERQKWLNSYMQKLLVVNSK; this comes from the exons ATGGAAGATTTGCAAACCAGCTCGGAGTCACACAAGACTGATTGGATTTTTGACTCCACACACTGGAGACAAAAAACTTCACCACAGCAACACACAGCCAAGAGGAAGAACTACTGCACAAAG ATGGTGGCTGTATCCTTGCCTCCTCGTCCTGCCCTGTTGTTTTTAGTCGTCATGAGCGTGACTCTGATGACATCTGCATTTCCCCAGGCTCAACTTCGACCTCTGCAAAG TAACTTGCCTGCTATTGGTCAAGAGGATTCCAAAGGTGAACAGTGGGAATTGCTGTTCCCCTCCATCTCGCTCCGTGATTGGAGCATTCAGATGCTGAGTGCCCCCGATTTTGGAGCAGCTAAAGCTGGGACAGAACAGCTGGTGGGGGATGATTGGCTTCCGCTCAGCCAGTCACAGATGGAGGAGGAGCTGGTGAAGGGCTGGCCGGGCTACTGGCCTTCACGGGTGGCTCACCAGCAGAAGAGAAACATAGTGGTGGCAGATGACGCTGCATTTAGAGAAAAGAGTAAGCTTTTGACAGCAATGGAAAGACAGAAATGGCTCAACTCCTATATGCAGAAACTCTTAGTAGTTAATTCAAAGTAG
- the tmem121aa gene encoding transmembrane protein 121 has protein sequence MVLPPPDKRHVCLTTIVIMTSMAFMDAYLVEQNQGPRKIGVCIIVLVGDICFLIVLRYVAVWVGAEVRTAKRGYAMILWFLYIFVLEIKLYFVFQNYKADRKSLETVARKALTLLLSVCVPGLYLVLVALDSMEYVRTFRKKEDMRGRLFWVALDLLDVLDIQANLWEPQRTGLPIWAEGLMFFYCYILLLILPCVSLSEISVQGEHVSPQKMMLYPVLSLVTINIVTILIRGVNMVLFQDSRVSTIFIGKNVVAIATKACTFLEYRRQVKEFPPQDPAGIAMEIQQNSVPHNQTLPNATTTLPEEPSPARDVIDT, from the coding sequence ATGGTTCTGCCACCACCCGACAAGCGGCATGTGTGTTTAACCACCATTGTGATCATGACCAGCATGGCCTTCATGGATGCCTACCTTGTGGAGCAGAACCAAGGCCCACGCAAAATCGGCGTCTGCATCATCGTCCTGGTCGGAGATATTTGCTTTCTTATAGTGCTGCGTTATGTGGCAGTGTGGGTGGGTGCTGAGGTAAGGACTGCGAAGCGCGGCTATGCTATGATCCTCTGGTTCCTCTACATCTTCGTTCTGGAGATCAAGCTTTACTTCGTCTTCCAGAACTACAAAGCCGACCGTAAAAGTCTGGAGACGGTAGCTCGGAAAGCATTGACTTTGTTGCTATCGGTTTGTGTACCCGGGCTCTACCTCGTCCTGGTCGCACTCGACAGCATGGAGTACGTAAGAACCTTCCGGAAGAAGGAGGACATGCGGGGTCGACTATTCTGGGTGGCTCTTGACCTTCTGGATGTTCTAGACATCCAGGCGAACCTTTGGGAGCCACAGCGGACAGGTCTGCCCATCTGGGCCGAGGGTCTGATGTTCTTCTACTGCTACATCCTGTTGCTCATCCTACCTTGCGTGTCTCTGAGCGAGATCAGCGTGCAGGGCGAGCACGTGTCCCCTCAGAAGATGATGCTCTACCCGGTCCTCAGCTTGGTGACCATCAACATTGTCACCATCCTCATCCGAGGTGTCAACATGGTGTTGTTCCAAGACAGCCGAGTCTCAACCATCTTCATCGGGAAGAACGTCGTTGCCATCGCCACTAAGGCCTGCACCTTCCTGGAGTACCGACGTCAAGTTAAGGAGTTTCCCCCGCAAGATCCTGCTGGGATTGCAATGGAGATACAGCAGAACTCTGTGCCACACAATCAAACTCTACCGAACGCCACGACCACCCTCCCAGAAGAGCCCTCACCGGCCCGTGATGTCATTGACACGTGA